The genome window TGTACAgttttttcttcttccttgcagTTGGTATTGCAGGAAAACCTACATATTAAGAAAATTATTGTGTTTAAGACTTAAGATTAGAAAACTAATAAGCACTCTGAATCATCTGAAACTGTTTACTGCCTgttcagatttaaactgtgtgaaataatgtaattagtTACTATCCtcgcagatccagcagctggacaGGTCTCTCTTACCCTGTGTATCAATGATCCCATCTGATTTACCTATTCAGTTTAAGCGAATCAGGTTTCATGTGCAGTAACAATGAAGAAGGCTCAAATACGTCAAAATTGATTTATGATCAGTGCTTCTTTGCAAGATCAACTATGTGTGTTGTTTTGCTACTTCTTACTAGTCAATATATCCCGCAAATTTAAAACTATAATCTCTTCTATTAGGGCATAGGCTATATCTTTTTAAACAATTGTATACACAGTAATACTGTGGAACCTCGATTTTACATTCTCTGGATTTTACATTCTCTGGATTTTACATCATAAATTCATAGCCCCAGTGAAAAACCaataagatcaatgctaaaaattctcCGATTTTACATTTCTTCATAGTAAGGTTTGCCTCAATTCCAAGTACTCGTGTCTCACTTCATCCTGTTTTCTTCATGTATGTGGCTGAATATGTTAAGTGGTTCAGAAGACATATGGTTCACACCACTGGTGGTGGTGGgattaagggaatattttaggccattaTGGAGTGGGGAGATGTGAGAGACGAAATGACGTAATCCAGGATTGGTGTTGGCAACACAacctgcaacatttagcttcaccgcaCAATTGTGATAAAACTACTGCTAGGTTGCTGCAGTAACGGAGAAACAAGAGTCAACACAAAGGGTTCCGGACCGAGCCAACACGTGACAAACGGCCCCACCcccaccttttcttgtgccacttgtaactcagtctcatctttttgcgTGTATTTCCGATGTATGGTATTCAGCAACAGTATCAAttgtcaaccttttaaattcaaacccTGAATCTTGAAGAATATGCTCGGTCATAATCGAGGAAATGTCGCCCATTTCCAGCTAGTGAACTCATATTGGCTGGCAACATGGTAAGTCGCCAGATAACCAGCACAGCCACCACACCACAATAACACATGTAAAAGAGCTCACCTGGATGTGTGGTGAGGGGAAGTGGCCCTTCAGTGGCAGGAGTGCAGGTAGGATGAAAGCACTTTGTGAAGTGTTGAAAATATACTTTTAGTGCAGTTGATGAGCTATGACAGAGGTGTCACACAgaaatagaacaagggttttgTGCTAGCAcattttaaaggctttagtattcAACTCTGTCACGATACAGTTCCAACAActgcacacactactaatgtataTACTTTGGACCTCACACACTGCACATTGTAGATCGTAAAGATTGGTAGCAGTGGTAGAGGGCTTGAAGCGAAACTGTAGCACCTACGCTTTCTTTCAAATTTGAATTGaactgaatacattttacagtgtacagaaattcactgacgCGGCTTGTATTGATCTTGTAATGTCAGTTGGGGAAGTAAAATCATTTTTTCACATCTATTCCTCTCATCAAtcctaaaataacactttaacagTGGTTAGCATATGAAGTGCTGctcataagaaaagcattaaacaataacagcagTGGTGACAAAGTATGTCATTAAGCAGATGTCCGCATTTATGCATTTTGTTTAACCAGTTAGCTGCTGTGATGattttggtttaattcaacatgttcgtcaatttttgttttttctctggTTGGGCACAAAGGATAATCTCTCAAAAAATTGTGATTTTGAATGTATAATTTGTAGTCGTAGCATGTCGGAAAACAGCTCAATTACCTTGTACCCacataccaatttcaatttttgaTGATTTTATGCTTGCTGCTACATATGTGATTTTTAAGgcctgatgaaattcattaccacaaattattgtatatgCATTGTATTgttcatttaatttccttcacttagacaGAGTTTATAAAAGTATTGTAGAGAATTGAGATTTTTAACCATATGTACCATTTAAAGGTGTTTTTGCTCTTTGGGGGGTTTAAAATTTTCCTCAATTTTGTATTATTTAAATCTTGACagcagaaaaacataaaaaggAGTTTCACTGTATATGTAAAACGGTGTAGATGTGCTGTGGAAATGTGGAGCTCAGTTTCCTTCCTCGCAGTTGGCTTTAGTTATAACTATTCAACAAATTGTTTTCCCGTGTGATTAAAATAAAAACTCTGCCAGTCCTTTTATCTGACACAATTCTATATGTTTACATCAACAATAAACTGAACTCAAGGTCATCCATCAATGTTTTTCGCATGAGTAGTTATATGTTGCCCTTTAACAATTTGGTAGTTCAGAAAACCAGTTCTCATACAACATATTATTGAAAAATGATGTATGTTTTGAAGTTCCCTAATTGTGTTGTgtacaaattaaagaaaaaaacttacaaccaataaaaacaaaatattcttTTCTGCTAATGTTCTGTGGTTTATTATAATTTAGTTATTTTCTTTTAAAGTGGGTGAAACTGCAATGAGAAGCCAAAAATTGTATCGACATAATTCCCAGGGATACGCCACATTAGAACATATATCCAACTCCCATACAAATTTAGCAGTTGCAAAGTATTGCCTGGTCCACTAGTATTGCATTAAGGAGATATGATTTAGTATCACGACTACTTAGACTTAATTTTCATGGAAAACTGAGGAATAAGAATTCCCATACATAATTTTGAATTGAGAATCATTTTCAAGAGGTTATGAcaaatttgttttgttgtaaaaTTCCTTCAAAATGTAAGTATTTAAATTTGTTGCCATTTGTCACTCATGTGTTTCTCAGTTCGATTCTTATGATTTACTTTAAATTATACAGCATGTGTGGATCTAACAGAAGATCAGTTGTACAGTATCTAGTAATGTTTGGATTTGCGTCTCCAGTGCAAAATACTTGAATAAAAAgttgttaatttcttatttttcagaTACGTGCTATGTATTGTCATTTGCCATTATTATGCTCAATACTAGTTTACATAATCCAAGTGTGAAGGAAAAACCTACAGTTGAACAGTTCATTTCCATGAATAGAGGTATAAACAATGGTGGTGATCTGCCTCAGGAATTGCTCATGGTACAGTTTTCGAAATTTTACAAATTTAGTTTACTAGCAACTAAGTAGTCCACATACAGCTTAATTAAATGAATTAGTCTGGAAAGAATCCTAAGCTTAGCATCTTTACATGCTTTTTGCAGAGCCTTTATGAGAGTATAAAGACTGAACCATTCAAAATCCCAGAGGATGATGGGAATGACTTGATGCATACCTTTTTCAATCCAGATAAAGAGGGTTGGCTGTGGAAGCAAGGTAAGAAAAGCAAATACTTGTACATTTCACTAATTTTTATAGACATTTGTATTTAGATATGTTTGaatcttggtgtgtgtgtgtgtgtgtgtgtgtgtgtgtgtgtgtgtgtgtgtgtgtgtgtgtgtgtcacacgacCTTCaaaggaaagatcactgtctacataagattcagatgaaacaatgaagagaATTAATGGACAAATCAAATGCCTAACAAACAAAATATATTGTGGTTAACTGACTGCGATTCCAATAACGAGAATAAATCACAGCAGGTAGTACCGTCAGATACCACTAGATCATAGAACGAGCAAAAGCTCAAGAATTTGACATGATTGAAAACTCTTATTTCTTGATTAGTTGCCATTGTTGCATTTGCAATGGGTCAAGGCTGACTGTGGAGAACCTTTCACCAAACGTAATAGAGGCCACCATCAAGGAATATACTGCAGGTGAAGATATATTCATTCTTTTAATTCCGTTGATAACCAGTAATTTAAATATGCTCTTCAGtttaaagcgattgcagtttccCATCTGGCTTGCATTTGCTATGGGTGTCAAAGGCACAGGGCCAATCACTTTGTCTCACATAAATAAATATGCTGGGCACTGCAGCTACTTTAGAATATGATGAGGTAACGGACCAAGGTATTGTTACAGTAATATTTTACACCAGTAATTTGTGGTTAAGCACTAGTCATTTCAGATTTTTAATCACAATATACAACAACCAGTCTCCTCTGTGAACAAAGTTTCAAGAGTAGTGCTATAGTCACCTCTGTAAAAAGACTAAAATACAGGGCACAGCGTTCAGCAATGTATTAGTAGCATTATGTGAAGTGAAAAATAGGTGATAGCTTTTTAAGTGTTCATCGTAAAATGTTGACTGAATACGAAAAATGAAGCTAAGATAAACCATGCGTGTGAATAACTTACTAataataaccaccaccaccaccaccagtagtaTGAATATTTGTCATTCCCCTAGAGACATTCAGAATTAACACTGACAAATATCTTGTGCTGTATATTTGTTAATGCTGGGTGTTAATTTATTAAGAACAATTCTGAAAGAGAGAGTGATGTAAACTCTAAAGAGTGTGACCTTTTTTGCACTATTCACAAAACACCTGTATGCTTcattcaaacacattttaattGCAGGGTATGTATGCAACACAGCCTCATTCagctaatttttaaaattttctgctaCATTTTAATTTGCAGGTGGCCGATACAAAAGCTGGAAGCGACGTTGGTTCATACTAAATGACAACTGTCTGTACTATTTTGAGTACACAACTGACAAAGAACCTCGTGGTATTATTCCTCTTGAAAATATTCAAGTTCGTGAAGTGACAGATCGCCATAAGCATCATTGTTTTGAACTGTATGCTAGTGGTTCTGATTTCATCAAGGCATGTAAGACAGACAGTGAAGGAAAAGTTGTTGAAGGTAAGATCAGATAATCTGAAATAATTTCCACCACTTTTGATAGAAATGCATAGGAACATGTATTCTATATGCTACTGTCTCTTAATTGTTGTAATGTTGCTACATTATTAATAGTAAGGAAGCCAACAATGtctgtgggagagagagagagagagagagagagatatagagatagagagagagataatgtACCAGACTTGTTCCTGTTCGGAAGGGACATTATGTGCAGAGTGActctttgtataataataataataataataataataataataataataataataataataataatatggagaAACTACAGTGTTATTCACAAGTACAACTGCACAAAAGCTATACAATACACAGAAAGTATAAGCAGATTGGTGGATAGAGCAGCTCTCAGAGTTTAGAGTCTGCATTACAGTTGCTTATTAAGAGTGCCAGTCATGATGTGGCAAAATTCAGTATGCCCAGGAGGCATGATAGCAGTTCGCTTTGGAAATAGGGTAAATGGGCTGCCTGTCGGCAGGTGTGATATCACTTCTGTATGTTTCACACTTTTCACACAGTTTCCCCTGAAACCCTGAAGGAACTTTTAAGAATGAGCCTATATTCCCTTCAGATATTTTTATACAAAGACTGAGCAGTCcttaaatatttcataaatgtGAAATGAGGGGATGGTGTTAGCTGCCAATTTCAAAAAATATTGTGGAAGTTAAGACGTATTTTTAGAGTGCTTTTTGTCAAGAGATACAAATCATTATTTCAAATACAGTAACATATGTCTATAGTCAACATTTTCTTTCATGTACAGAAAACTAATATTTAAAAATTCCAGGTGGATACATGGTGTTAATGTggtatgtgtaaaaaaaaaaaaaaaaaaaattaagtgttgaAAGGCATAAAACTCTTTCCAGACTAATCCTTCAGTTAAACCACCTTATTTCTTATCTGCTCTTATTACAAGATTTCAAATGGTTTGCAagcattttgtttgaattttatgtCACTGTGCCCAACATTAAGAGTGCTGCAGTCAGTTGACATCTTTAAGATGATAAGGTTGATAGTAAAAATGTGTACATGGTGTGATCACGATGTTTGCAAACATTATGCACAATGAAGTCACGCAAAGACCAACCACATGGTGCTTCAGTGTGTCTATTCCATTTGCTGTTCAATTACAACCAGTGGGTGAAAGGCTGATGCTCTTTAATGACAGTgctatttgtaatttttattttttaaactgttgtcctTCTCGTAAAAGCAGATATATTAAGAATTCCACTCTGGAGAATAGAGTTTATTTTATGTCTTTTATGCTGAAGCATATCTTGTTCCCAGTTCTCCTCTTACGCAATCTATTTAAACAAGAAGGTTGCAAATAACCATTAATTTTTATTACAGGCAAACACACTGTATATAGAATGTCAGCTGCCACACCCGAGGAGAAGGACGAGTGGATCAAATGTGTAAGGTAAGTCAGGACTGTGTGTACATACATACTAAGAGATAGTGGTGTAGTTTGGACAGCACAGgcaaaattttcaggaaaaaaCATTCTCACATGCAGTGATTATATGGTACTGACGTGCACTGAAACTATCAACTAACCTATATTCtgttaaaactgtaactataactaTATCTGTAACTGTCACTGTCATTGAACTCACAGTTGGTGACTTATTTTCAATATTGATAATGAAATTTAATTCCAATCAAAAACTCTGTGGTGATTGCCGCTCATAGGAGAGCCACACTGACTTTTCATCCTTGGGAGAAGCAGCTGTCTCAGCCAAACCAAGAGCTGTCATTGGAACCTCGTGTTACGGCCGCAAAGCTTATCAAGCACCAATGGAAGGCCATGAAGTCAGTAAATATATTACGATGGACATGCTTGCTTCATGTGTTGTCCTTATCTTGTGCTGGTACAACTTTTAAATTGTGAGAAACTGTCTTGTAATTATGCTgtggtgtttctgtgtgtgtgtgtgtgtgtgtgtgtgtgtgtgtgtgtgcgcgcgtacttttttgggaggggaggtggggtggggtgggggattgTTTAAAGTTCTGAATGCGTATGGTTTCTCTGATTCTTTAGCCGTCTTACAATGTCAGATTATGAagtcttttaaattattaaaatcgGAGACAACTCAAAAGTTCTTTCTGTAAGAAAAGTGACTTTTGTGCACCATGTACTTCCCATGTCCAGACAACCAGATAAAATATCTAAAATTGGAAAATGCCACGTCCTAAAGCAGTCAAACAAATATATTGTTTAATGTGAACAGACTAAAACATACAAAAGTTACAGGTATCACTGTTGGCTAGTTTATTCTTTCACTTAAAAATCCTCTTTCTGTTGTCATATTGCTAGAGCCATTGTTCCCAAAGCCATTCAGTATAAGTCTGTAGTTTTTGTTTGGTGTTGCATTGTCAGGATTGTAATAATTGGATATTAGGCACATAGCCAGAACATGTTATGTTCTAGACATTTTTCCACTAAAGTTTGAAGCTCAAAGACAATAAAGAATCTTGGGGCCTGTTTCTCCCATTAGTATTGTAATGCCTTTAACATTTGATACATTTGTATCGATAAAGTAGTAAAATGCCTCACCAGTTGTTGGACACACATACTTTAGCAGTATATGCTCTCTTCAGTGCAGTCAAATCATCTTAGAATACATTGGAGTTGCTTCTCTATGCAAGAGCTGAATGATTGTGTCGTTAATGTAAGGAGTCATCTATTGATGGAAATTTGTATAATTTGTCATTAGGTCATTGCTATATGCAATAATGACCCCCACCATGTATTTGCCAATGTGTTTTGCCAGTGTGTGAGACTTACAGTGATTTTGGACAGTCTTTCTGTAGTGAAACAAAAACTAGATAGGTCAATAGCAAACATGTGTAGAGTTTTGTTGAGATTGGTTGGAATGGTTTAACAACTTATGCATCAAGATAGAATTCAATTTTCTATTTCCTTATTGTAAAATTTAATTGGAAATTGTTAGTGCTAAAATACTTTGCCAGAAATCTGTTTTGCCATGACAGACTTACTTTAAACAATATACACAGTTGTTGTTGCCAGACGAGTGAAGCTGCCATATGTAGCACACTTTCACTACCTGTAGCCTATGTGTACATAAAGCCATGGAATCAAGCTCTTAAGAGCTGAAGATATTTATTTTGCTGCAGTTGCATGTTTATTATGTGACCCAAGTCATATAAAACCTAGACTTGTTCCTTGCAAAATGCTTTTCAATATACCAAGTATCTTCTTCACTATGGCAGTTGAAGGGGATGTGGACTTCCCCTTCCCTCTTCATGAGGAGAGCAGATAGCCACAGTATGTACTGGAAAAAATATCATACATAGTTTAATCACACATTGACAATGCTATCATGTGACCAAGAGGGGAGTGTTTGGAGCTGACACCCTCTCATACAGTCTCTCACAAAGGAATGGTAACATCTAAAGACTAATTAGAAGTGTTAAACCAATGGCAAAAAACTTCTTAAAATCTTGTTGAAGGAAGAGAGTAGCAGGAAGTTCATTGTACAGATAATATagataataaatacactcctggaaatggaaaaaagaacacattgacaccggtgtgtcagacccaccatacttgctccggacactgcgagagggctgtacaagcaatgatcacacgcacggcacagcggacacaccaggaaccgcggtgttggccgtcgaatggagctagctgcgcagcatttgtgcaccgtcgccgtcagtgtcggccagtttgccgtggcatacggagctccatcgcagtctttaacactggtagcatgccgcgacagcgtggacgtgaaccgtatgtgcagttgacggactttgagcgagggcgtatagtgggcatgcgggaggccgggtggacgtaccgccgaatcgctcaacacgtggggcgtgaggtctccacagtacatcaatgttgtcgccagtggtcggcggaaggtgcacgtgcccgtcgacctgggaccggaccgcagcgacgcacggatgcacgccaagaccgtaggatcctacgcagtgccgtaggggaccgcaccgccacttcccagcaaattagggacactgttgctcctggggtatcggcgaggaccattggcaaccgtctccatgaagctgggctacggtcccgcacactgttaggccgtcttccgctcacgccccaacatcgtgcagcccgcctc of Schistocerca serialis cubense isolate TAMUIC-IGC-003099 chromosome 2, iqSchSeri2.2, whole genome shotgun sequence contains these proteins:
- the LOC126457242 gene encoding cytohesin-1 isoform X2, which translates into the protein MWKEFDSLKMSTSSHVPDTFNLTELTPEQQKMLIDIRRRKTELLLEIQQLKDALGEVVAEMENMDTADESKNNTKAKQMSIGRKKFNMDPKKGIEYLIEHGLLRSTPEDVAQFLYKGEGLNKTAIGDYLGERADFNEQVLRAFVELHDFTDLILVQALRQFLWSFRLPGEAQKIDRMMECFAQRYCQLNPNIFTNTDTCYVLSFAIIMLNTSLHNPSVKEKPTVEQFISMNRGINNGGDLPQELLMSLYESIKTEPFKIPEDDGNDLMHTFFNPDKEGWLWKQGGRYKSWKRRWFILNDNCLYYFEYTTDKEPRGIIPLENIQVREVTDRHKHHCFELYASGSDFIKACKTDSEGKVVEGKHTVYRMSAATPEEKDEWIKCVRRATLTFHPWEKQLSQPNQELSLEPRVTAAKLIKHQWKAMKSVNILRWTCLLHVLSLSCAGTTFKL
- the LOC126457242 gene encoding cytohesin-1 isoform X1, whose amino-acid sequence is MVLTTGASRAQPPGPVSAGWFASLRRNRKQHRTASVSSSSSATSAHGRLLARSAWDLSASCLQLKDALGEVVAEMENMDTADESKNNTKAKQMSIGRKKFNMDPKKGIEYLIEHGLLRSTPEDVAQFLYKGEGLNKTAIGDYLGERADFNEQVLRAFVELHDFTDLILVQALRQFLWSFRLPGEAQKIDRMMECFAQRYCQLNPNIFTNTDTCYVLSFAIIMLNTSLHNPSVKEKPTVEQFISMNRGINNGGDLPQELLMSLYESIKTEPFKIPEDDGNDLMHTFFNPDKEGWLWKQGGRYKSWKRRWFILNDNCLYYFEYTTDKEPRGIIPLENIQVREVTDRHKHHCFELYASGSDFIKACKTDSEGKVVEGKHTVYRMSAATPEEKDEWIKCVRRATLTFHPWEKQLSQPNQELSLEPRVTAAKLIKHQWKAMKSVNILRWTCLLHVLSLSCAGTTFKL